In a genomic window of Chaetodon auriga isolate fChaAug3 chromosome 1, fChaAug3.hap1, whole genome shotgun sequence:
- the LOC143324047 gene encoding EMILIN-1-A-like isoform X1 has product MAALLLLLLAIWTFGHAKSAFPLRSSYSLYAGGHAHGGRAASRHRNWCAFVVTKTVSCVVEDGVETYVKPDYHPCSWGSGQCSRVVVYRTYMRPRYKVAYKMVTEMEWKCCQGYSGEDCNSGPVGGGGTQISTTKPQPRPGQGGGNGQRVDGQGGGGSSHGGGGGSQTGGGGGGGGGGGGGLGAVGTRYGQGGGSYGGGSSGSGQSGGHSGRAEYEKMRQMEEKIQSLTKNLQDLQSTLNTMNERFQQEVNEPKFSGGGGGSSSGGRNPADAAQPEIKETIHNIQTKLDQLDNRTQAHDKTLVSINNHLVNGKGNDLDGGLSGGGGLSGGRLNLLKEEILRELERRVSLSCSSCQAGVEDLRRQQQEDRERIRALEKQLNAMDVQYRQGLDGLRREVVHSQGCCDTISDLQNRITDAERKISSASENFDVLQNRLDKELGEGGGSRNVENGGFRGGGFGAGGGIGGDGRDIVMTGDRLDNRLKDLERQINNTVRQTEQSCSYLENDLKDYFHRELGDLRTVFLDRFDDQAFRIADVELDLGLVKDRVNNHNKRLLKLENNTSLLSWRVEECRCLGSERGGGRSPPTGDRGGGGGRWGVGGEDQPRGEGGEGKKGGEEEGPTGGGTRGGGTQEEESENTTEKSLEWRVVANEDQIQHFNTRLKDLSVSGDSLHDKVVDLSHDIRKIKALTGDHGEHFNRIVTEVELLGQDCELCGKVEEELQKLKNHSLDALGRMQSHINRLQIRLDSGREGCFQVCSQLEDEVRLLQDDVRRCTGQCKASPDIPTGGGSGSTGTGGNNGRGPGLDAEKPLDGHSVIGGSISNNQLKTLQGELSEVILTFSSINDTLKGLEHTVQKHGSVITDLGNTKDKIISELDKIQQEVTEHIEDSRDSLEGMDRDVRRFESTLLVEMGDCKRSGDGLEKRLSKLEGVCGRLNGVSDSILKIREGLNRHVSSLWTCVSGLNDSVIHHGGIMDFIQKNQDDVYSRMKNLNSSLNQVLKDLQSFSDHNLTGLPGPPGPPGERGFNGLPGPRGPLGPPGRQGENGARGLPGPKGEPGLPGVDAHVPRLSFSAALTVPMERAGTIVFDKIFVNEGDFYDPRTGIFTAPIDGRYFFSAILTGHKNEKIEAVLSKSNYGMARVDSGGYQPEGLENNPVAEAKTTPGSLAVFNIILPLQTRDTVCIDLVMGKLAHSVEPLTIFNGMLLYEDM; this is encoded by the exons gAACTGGTGTGCGTTTGTTGTGACAAAGACGGTGAGCTGTGTGGTCGAAGATGGAGTGGAAACCTATGTGAAGCCCGATTATCATCCCTGCAGCTGGGGGAGCGGACAGTGCAGCAGGGTGGTGGT CTATCGGACCTATATGAGGCCACGGTACAAAGTGGCCTACAAAATGGTAACAGAGATGGAGTGGAAATGTTGCCAGGGTTACAGTGGAGAGGACTGCAACAGTGGCCcagttggaggaggaggaacccAGATTTCCACCACCAAACCTCAGCCCAGACCGGGACAGGGAGGAGGGAATGGACAGCGTGTTGATggtcagggaggaggaggaagtagtcatggaggaggtggtggtagtcagacaggaggaggaggaggaggtggtggtggtggtggtggtggtctggGAGCAGTAGGGACACGCTAtggacagggaggaggaagtTATGGAGGAGGCAGTTCTGGATCTGGACAGAGCGGAGGACACAGTG GACGAGCTGAATACGAGAAGATGAggcagatggaggagaagatcCAGAGTCTGACCAAGAACCTCCAAGACCTTCAGTCCACCTTGAATACCATGAATGAACGCTTCCAGCAGGAGGTCAACGAACCGAAAttcagtggaggaggaggaggtagctCTTCGGGGGGAAGAAAccctgctgatgctgctcagccGGAGATTAAAGAGACAATTCACAACATTCAAACTAAACTGGACCAGCTGGATAACCGCACGCAG GCACATGATAAAACCCTTGTCAGCATCAACAACCACTTGGTGAATGGGAAAGGGAATGACCTGGATGGAGGTCTCTCAGGTGGGGGCGGACTGAGTGGTGGAAGGCTGAACTTACTGAAGGAAGAGATCCTGAGGGAGTTGGAGAGGAGggtgtctctgtcctgctcctcctgtcag gctGGTGTGGAGGATCTGCGCAGACAGCAACAAGAGGACCGAGAGAGGATTCGAGCTCTGGAGAAGCAGCTAAATGCCATGGATGTTCAGTATCGACAAGGCCTGGATGGGTTGCGACGGGAGGTGGTGCATTCACAAGGATGCTGTGACACTATCAGTGACCTCCAGAACCGCATCACTGATGCTGAGCGCAAGATCAGCTCTGCTTCAGAGAACTTTGATGTTCTGCAGAACCGCCTTGACAAGGAGCTGGGTGAAGGAGGTGGCAGCAGAAATGTTGAGAACGGTGGcttcagaggaggaggttttGGTGCTGGTGGTGGAATTGGAGGAGATGGGAGGGATATTGTAATGACAGGTGATAGACTGGACAATCGCCTGAAAGACCTGGAGCGTCAGATCAACAACACTGTGCGGCAGACTGAACAGAGCTGCTCATACCTGGAGAATGACCTGAAAGACTACTTCCACAGAGAACTGGGGGACCTTAGGACAGTGTTCCTGGATCGGTTTGATGACCAGGCCTTCAGGATCGCAGACGTGGAGCTGGACTTAGGACTGGTAAAGGACAGGGTGAACAACCACAACAAGAGATTGTTGAAGCTGGAGAATAATACCTCCCTACTGagctggagggtggaggagtgCAGGTGTTTAGGGTctgaaagaggaggggggaggtcACCACCTACTGGTGAccggggaggtggaggaggaaggtggggaGTAGGAGGAGAAGACCAACctagaggagaaggaggtgaagggaaaaaaggtggagaggaagaaggaccTACAGGAGGAGGAACTAGAGGAGGAGGTACgcaggaagaagaaagtgaaaatacaaCAGAGAAGTCACTGGAGTGGAGAGTGGTTGCCAATGAGGATCAGATTCAACATTTTAACACTCGCCTCAAAGACCTGTCAGTGTCTGGAGACTCTCTGCACGACAAG GTTGTGGACCTGAGCCATGACATCCGCAAGATCAAGGCTTTGACTGGGGATCATGGCGAACACTTTAACCGAATTGTAACTGAGGTAGAGCTGCTGGGGCAGGACTGCGAGTTGTGTGGGAAGGTGGAAGAAGAGCTACAGAAGCTGAAGAATCATTCCCTAGATGCACTGGGACGCATGCAGAGCCACATCAACCGACTCCAGATCAGACTAGACTCAGGGAGAGAGGGCTGCTTCCAGGTCTGTTCACAACTGGAGGATGAAGTCCGCCTGCTGCAAGACGATGTCAGGAGGTGCACTGGCCAATGTAAGGCTAGCCCGGACATCCCCACAG GTGGTGGTTCTGGTAGTACTGGTACTGGTGGTAACAATGGACGTGGACCTGGGTTGGATGCTGAGAAGCCTTTGGATGGCCACAGTGTGATCGGAGGCTCCATTAGTAACAACCAGCTGAAGACACTGCAGGGCGAACTGTCTGAGGTCATTCTCaccttcagctcaataaacgACACCCTGAAGGGGCTTGAACACACGGTGCAGAAACACGGCAGTGTCATCACTGACCTTG gaaacaccaaagaTAAGATCATCTCTGAGCTGGACAAAATCCAGCAAGAGGTGACGGAGCACATCGAGGACAGCCGAGACAGTCTAGAAGGAATGGACCGGGATGTCCGGCGGTTTGAGAGCACGCTGCTGGTGGAGATGGGAGACTGTAAAAGGTCTGGAGACGGACTGGAGAAGAGGCTGTCAAAGCTTGAGGGAGTCTGTGGGAGGCTGAATGGAGTCTCCGACTCTATCCTCAAGATTAGGGAAG GACTGAACCGACACGTGTCAAGTTTGTGGACATGTGTTTCTGGTCTGAATGACTCGGTCATCCATCACGGAGGAATCATGGACTTCATTCAGAAGAACCAGGATGACGTCTACAGCAGGATGAAAAACCTGAACTCGAGCCTGAACCAGGTCCTCAAGGATCTACAGAGTTTCTCTGACCACAACCTTACTG GACTACCTGGACCCCCAGGACCGCCAGGAGAAAGAGGCTTCAATGGGCTCCCGGGTCCCCGTGGGCCTCTTGGACCTCCCGGGCGTCAAGGTGAAAATGGAGCACGGGGTTTGCCAG GTCCAAAAGGTGAACCAG gtctgCCTGGTGTTGATGCTCATGTACCCAGACTGtcattctctgctgctctcactgtccCCATGGAGAGAGCTGGAACCATCGTCTTTGACAAGATCTTTGTCAATGAAGGAGACTTCTATGACCCAAGAACAG GTATTTTCACCGCCCCAATAGATGGACGTTACTTCTTCAGTGCCATCCTGACTGGTCATAAGAATGAGAAGATCGAGGCAGTTCTGTCTAAGTCAAACTACGGCATGGCCAGGGTGGACTCTGGAGGCTACCAGCCCGAAGGCCTGGAGAACAACCCTGTGGCAGAGGCTAAAACCACTCCGGGTTCTCTGGCTGTCTTCAACATCATTTTGCCTCTGCAGACTCGGGATACAGTGTGCATTGACCTGGTGATGGGCAAGCTGGCTCACTCTGTGGAGCCCCTCACCATCTTCAACGGCATGCTGCTGTATGAAGACATGTAA
- the LOC143324047 gene encoding EMILIN-1-A-like isoform X2, producing the protein MAGAMRLRNWCAFVVTKTVSCVVEDGVETYVKPDYHPCSWGSGQCSRVVVYRTYMRPRYKVAYKMVTEMEWKCCQGYSGEDCNSGPVGGGGTQISTTKPQPRPGQGGGNGQRVDGQGGGGSSHGGGGGSQTGGGGGGGGGGGGGLGAVGTRYGQGGGSYGGGSSGSGQSGGHSGRAEYEKMRQMEEKIQSLTKNLQDLQSTLNTMNERFQQEVNEPKFSGGGGGSSSGGRNPADAAQPEIKETIHNIQTKLDQLDNRTQAHDKTLVSINNHLVNGKGNDLDGGLSGGGGLSGGRLNLLKEEILRELERRVSLSCSSCQAGVEDLRRQQQEDRERIRALEKQLNAMDVQYRQGLDGLRREVVHSQGCCDTISDLQNRITDAERKISSASENFDVLQNRLDKELGEGGGSRNVENGGFRGGGFGAGGGIGGDGRDIVMTGDRLDNRLKDLERQINNTVRQTEQSCSYLENDLKDYFHRELGDLRTVFLDRFDDQAFRIADVELDLGLVKDRVNNHNKRLLKLENNTSLLSWRVEECRCLGSERGGGRSPPTGDRGGGGGRWGVGGEDQPRGEGGEGKKGGEEEGPTGGGTRGGGTQEEESENTTEKSLEWRVVANEDQIQHFNTRLKDLSVSGDSLHDKVVDLSHDIRKIKALTGDHGEHFNRIVTEVELLGQDCELCGKVEEELQKLKNHSLDALGRMQSHINRLQIRLDSGREGCFQVCSQLEDEVRLLQDDVRRCTGQCKASPDIPTGGGSGSTGTGGNNGRGPGLDAEKPLDGHSVIGGSISNNQLKTLQGELSEVILTFSSINDTLKGLEHTVQKHGSVITDLGNTKDKIISELDKIQQEVTEHIEDSRDSLEGMDRDVRRFESTLLVEMGDCKRSGDGLEKRLSKLEGVCGRLNGVSDSILKIREGLNRHVSSLWTCVSGLNDSVIHHGGIMDFIQKNQDDVYSRMKNLNSSLNQVLKDLQSFSDHNLTGLPGPPGPPGERGFNGLPGPRGPLGPPGRQGENGARGLPGPKGEPGLPGVDAHVPRLSFSAALTVPMERAGTIVFDKIFVNEGDFYDPRTGIFTAPIDGRYFFSAILTGHKNEKIEAVLSKSNYGMARVDSGGYQPEGLENNPVAEAKTTPGSLAVFNIILPLQTRDTVCIDLVMGKLAHSVEPLTIFNGMLLYEDM; encoded by the exons gAACTGGTGTGCGTTTGTTGTGACAAAGACGGTGAGCTGTGTGGTCGAAGATGGAGTGGAAACCTATGTGAAGCCCGATTATCATCCCTGCAGCTGGGGGAGCGGACAGTGCAGCAGGGTGGTGGT CTATCGGACCTATATGAGGCCACGGTACAAAGTGGCCTACAAAATGGTAACAGAGATGGAGTGGAAATGTTGCCAGGGTTACAGTGGAGAGGACTGCAACAGTGGCCcagttggaggaggaggaacccAGATTTCCACCACCAAACCTCAGCCCAGACCGGGACAGGGAGGAGGGAATGGACAGCGTGTTGATggtcagggaggaggaggaagtagtcatggaggaggtggtggtagtcagacaggaggaggaggaggaggtggtggtggtggtggtggtggtctggGAGCAGTAGGGACACGCTAtggacagggaggaggaagtTATGGAGGAGGCAGTTCTGGATCTGGACAGAGCGGAGGACACAGTG GACGAGCTGAATACGAGAAGATGAggcagatggaggagaagatcCAGAGTCTGACCAAGAACCTCCAAGACCTTCAGTCCACCTTGAATACCATGAATGAACGCTTCCAGCAGGAGGTCAACGAACCGAAAttcagtggaggaggaggaggtagctCTTCGGGGGGAAGAAAccctgctgatgctgctcagccGGAGATTAAAGAGACAATTCACAACATTCAAACTAAACTGGACCAGCTGGATAACCGCACGCAG GCACATGATAAAACCCTTGTCAGCATCAACAACCACTTGGTGAATGGGAAAGGGAATGACCTGGATGGAGGTCTCTCAGGTGGGGGCGGACTGAGTGGTGGAAGGCTGAACTTACTGAAGGAAGAGATCCTGAGGGAGTTGGAGAGGAGggtgtctctgtcctgctcctcctgtcag gctGGTGTGGAGGATCTGCGCAGACAGCAACAAGAGGACCGAGAGAGGATTCGAGCTCTGGAGAAGCAGCTAAATGCCATGGATGTTCAGTATCGACAAGGCCTGGATGGGTTGCGACGGGAGGTGGTGCATTCACAAGGATGCTGTGACACTATCAGTGACCTCCAGAACCGCATCACTGATGCTGAGCGCAAGATCAGCTCTGCTTCAGAGAACTTTGATGTTCTGCAGAACCGCCTTGACAAGGAGCTGGGTGAAGGAGGTGGCAGCAGAAATGTTGAGAACGGTGGcttcagaggaggaggttttGGTGCTGGTGGTGGAATTGGAGGAGATGGGAGGGATATTGTAATGACAGGTGATAGACTGGACAATCGCCTGAAAGACCTGGAGCGTCAGATCAACAACACTGTGCGGCAGACTGAACAGAGCTGCTCATACCTGGAGAATGACCTGAAAGACTACTTCCACAGAGAACTGGGGGACCTTAGGACAGTGTTCCTGGATCGGTTTGATGACCAGGCCTTCAGGATCGCAGACGTGGAGCTGGACTTAGGACTGGTAAAGGACAGGGTGAACAACCACAACAAGAGATTGTTGAAGCTGGAGAATAATACCTCCCTACTGagctggagggtggaggagtgCAGGTGTTTAGGGTctgaaagaggaggggggaggtcACCACCTACTGGTGAccggggaggtggaggaggaaggtggggaGTAGGAGGAGAAGACCAACctagaggagaaggaggtgaagggaaaaaaggtggagaggaagaaggaccTACAGGAGGAGGAACTAGAGGAGGAGGTACgcaggaagaagaaagtgaaaatacaaCAGAGAAGTCACTGGAGTGGAGAGTGGTTGCCAATGAGGATCAGATTCAACATTTTAACACTCGCCTCAAAGACCTGTCAGTGTCTGGAGACTCTCTGCACGACAAG GTTGTGGACCTGAGCCATGACATCCGCAAGATCAAGGCTTTGACTGGGGATCATGGCGAACACTTTAACCGAATTGTAACTGAGGTAGAGCTGCTGGGGCAGGACTGCGAGTTGTGTGGGAAGGTGGAAGAAGAGCTACAGAAGCTGAAGAATCATTCCCTAGATGCACTGGGACGCATGCAGAGCCACATCAACCGACTCCAGATCAGACTAGACTCAGGGAGAGAGGGCTGCTTCCAGGTCTGTTCACAACTGGAGGATGAAGTCCGCCTGCTGCAAGACGATGTCAGGAGGTGCACTGGCCAATGTAAGGCTAGCCCGGACATCCCCACAG GTGGTGGTTCTGGTAGTACTGGTACTGGTGGTAACAATGGACGTGGACCTGGGTTGGATGCTGAGAAGCCTTTGGATGGCCACAGTGTGATCGGAGGCTCCATTAGTAACAACCAGCTGAAGACACTGCAGGGCGAACTGTCTGAGGTCATTCTCaccttcagctcaataaacgACACCCTGAAGGGGCTTGAACACACGGTGCAGAAACACGGCAGTGTCATCACTGACCTTG gaaacaccaaagaTAAGATCATCTCTGAGCTGGACAAAATCCAGCAAGAGGTGACGGAGCACATCGAGGACAGCCGAGACAGTCTAGAAGGAATGGACCGGGATGTCCGGCGGTTTGAGAGCACGCTGCTGGTGGAGATGGGAGACTGTAAAAGGTCTGGAGACGGACTGGAGAAGAGGCTGTCAAAGCTTGAGGGAGTCTGTGGGAGGCTGAATGGAGTCTCCGACTCTATCCTCAAGATTAGGGAAG GACTGAACCGACACGTGTCAAGTTTGTGGACATGTGTTTCTGGTCTGAATGACTCGGTCATCCATCACGGAGGAATCATGGACTTCATTCAGAAGAACCAGGATGACGTCTACAGCAGGATGAAAAACCTGAACTCGAGCCTGAACCAGGTCCTCAAGGATCTACAGAGTTTCTCTGACCACAACCTTACTG GACTACCTGGACCCCCAGGACCGCCAGGAGAAAGAGGCTTCAATGGGCTCCCGGGTCCCCGTGGGCCTCTTGGACCTCCCGGGCGTCAAGGTGAAAATGGAGCACGGGGTTTGCCAG GTCCAAAAGGTGAACCAG gtctgCCTGGTGTTGATGCTCATGTACCCAGACTGtcattctctgctgctctcactgtccCCATGGAGAGAGCTGGAACCATCGTCTTTGACAAGATCTTTGTCAATGAAGGAGACTTCTATGACCCAAGAACAG GTATTTTCACCGCCCCAATAGATGGACGTTACTTCTTCAGTGCCATCCTGACTGGTCATAAGAATGAGAAGATCGAGGCAGTTCTGTCTAAGTCAAACTACGGCATGGCCAGGGTGGACTCTGGAGGCTACCAGCCCGAAGGCCTGGAGAACAACCCTGTGGCAGAGGCTAAAACCACTCCGGGTTCTCTGGCTGTCTTCAACATCATTTTGCCTCTGCAGACTCGGGATACAGTGTGCATTGACCTGGTGATGGGCAAGCTGGCTCACTCTGTGGAGCCCCTCACCATCTTCAACGGCATGCTGCTGTATGAAGACATGTAA